From the genome of Acidimicrobiales bacterium:
CCGGCGATCGCCTCGGCCAGCTCGACCTCGCGGCGGGTGGGCGCCCCGTAGGTCGTCCCGTCGGCGGCGGCCCGGGACACCGCCTCGACGACCGCCGGATGGGCGTGACCCAGGATGGTGGCGCCGTAGGACTGCACCCAGTCGACGTAGCGCCGGCCCTCCTCGTCCCAGACGTGGGGCCCCCGGGCCCGGGCCACGAAGTAGGGCGTGCCGCCGACGGCCCGGAAGGCCCGGACCGGGGAGTTGACCCCGCCCGGGATCACCCGCCGGGCGCGCTCGAACAGCTCGTCGTTGGTCACGGCTGCGCTACCCGAGCAGGGACGCCAGCTCGGCAGCGAGGTAGGTGAGGATCACGTCCGCCCCGGCTCTCTTGATGGCGGTCAGGTGCTCGAGGGCCACCCCGTCCCCGTCGATCCAGCCCCGCTCGGCGGCGGCCTTGATCATGGCGTACTCCCCGCTCACGTGATAGGCGGCAACCGGGGCGTCGA
Proteins encoded in this window:
- a CDS encoding porphobilinogen synthase — its product is NRREALREVELDIAEGADMVMVKPALAYLDVISAVRRRFDAPVAAYHVSGEYAMIKAAAERGWIDGDGVALEHLTAIKRAGADVILTYLAAELASLLG